The sequence GCCACACTGGTTACTAATGCTTGGAACTCTGGTGAAGATGCATTATTCAACTCTGCTGTGAAGATTTGCTCTAATTTGAACTCCAACTTAACCTCTGGTGGTGGAGGGGCCGGTGTTGTGGTAGTGGTTGAAGAACCAGTTGTAACTGTGGTCAGaaaagctgtggttgttgttagagtagctgtggttgttgtgggagcagctgtggttgttgttggagcagcagtggttgttgtgggagcatctgtggttgttgtgggagattCTGTGGTTGCTGTGGGAAGAGCTGTGGTTGTAAgaacagctgtggttgttgttggagcagttgtggttgttgttggaacagctgtggttgtggtgagagaagctgtggttgttgtgggggattctgtggttgttgtgggagcagctgtggttttTGTGGGAATAGCTGAGGTTGTTGTTGGAGCAGCTGGGGTTGTTGTGAGAGCAACTTTAGTAGTTGTGAGAGCAACTTTAGTAGTtatgggagcagctgtggttgatGTTGGAgaagttgtggttgttgtgggagcagctgtggttttAGAAGTAGCGACTgcggttgttgtgggagcagctgtggttgttgtggaaacagctgtggttgttgtgggaacagctgtggttgttgttggagaAGCTATGGTTGATGTGGGAGCAGTTGTGGTTGTCGTTGGAGTATCTATAGTTTCTGTATCCCCAATTGTAGTTGTCGTTGGAgctgctgtggttgttgtgggagcagatGTGGGTGTTGTGGGGAAGGATGTGGTTGTTGTgtgagcagctgtggttgttgttggagaAGGTGTGGTTGATGTGGGAGCAGTAGTGGTTGTTGTTGGAGTATCTGTGGTTGTTGTAGCCCCAATTGTAGTTTTCGTTGGAGCTTGtatggttgttgtgggagaagctgtggttgttgttggagcagATGTGGTTGTTGTTGGAACATCTGGGGTTGTtgttggagcagctgtggttgttgtgggagcagctgtggttgttgtgggaacaGCTGGGGTTGTTGTGGGAACAGCTGTGGTTTTTGTTGGAGAAGCTATGGTTGATgtgggagcagttgttgttgtcgTTGGAGTATCTGTAGTTGCTGTAGCCCCAATTGTAGTTGTCGTTGAAgctgctgtggttgttgtgggagcagatGTGGGGAAggatgtggttgttgtgggaacaGCTGTGGTTGATGTGGGAGCAGTAGTGGTTGTTGTTGGAGTATCTGTGGTTGTTGTAGCCCCAATTGTAGTTGTGGGAACATCTGAGGTTGTTGTTGGAGCAGCTggggttgttgtgggagcagctgtggttgttgtgggaacagctgtggttgttgtgggaacagctctggttgttgttggaggagctgtagttgttgtagcccCAATTGTAGTTGTCGTTGGAGCTGCTCTGGTTGTTGTGGGGatggctgtggttgttgtggatgtttctgtgtttgttgtgggagcagttgtggttgttgttggaagagttgtggttgtggttggtaCATCTGGGGTTGTTGTCGGAGTAGCCGTGGTTGTTGTGGGAACAGCTGTGGTTGTTTTTAAAGTATCTGTGGTTGTTGTTGCCCCAATTGTAGTTGTCGTTGGAGCTTCTATGGTTGCTGTGGGAGAAGCTATGGGTGTTGTGGGGatggctgtggttgttgtgggtgcacctgtggttgttgtgggtgcagctgtggttgttgtgggaacagttgtggttgttgttggagcagctgtggttgctgtaggagcagctgtggttgttgtggcataggctgtggttgttgttggagtagctgtggttgttgtgggagcagctgtggttgttttgGGAGATTCTGTgattgttgtgggagcagctgtggttgttgtggcaaCAGCTGAGTTTGTTGTTAGAGCAGCTGGGGTTTTTGAAGTAGTGACTGTTATTGTTGTGGGAGattctgtggttgttgttggagcagctgtggttgttgtgggagcagctgtggttgttgtgggataggctgtggttgttgttggagcagctgtggttgttgtgggagcagctgcgGATGTTGTGGGAGCCGCTGTGTTTGTTGTGGGTGAGGCTGCGGTTGTTGGGAGAGCAGCTGTGGTTGATATGGGAGGAACTGTGATTGTTGTTGGAGcaggtgtggttgttgttggaaCATCTGGGTTTTTTGTCGGAGCATGTGGCGTTGTTGTGGGAACAGCTGTGCTTGTTGTGGGAGCTGCTGTGTTTGTCGTGGGAGCAGCGGGGGtggttgtgggagcagctgtagttgttgttggaACATCTGTGGTTTTTGTCTGAGCAGGTGGCGATGTTGTGGgaacagctgtggttgttgtgggagcagctgtggttgttgtgggcgCTGCTGTGTTTGTTGTGGGAGCatctgtggttgttgtgagagTAGCTGTTGTTGTTTGTGGAACCGCTGTGGTTGATGtaggagcagctgtggttgttgtatCCACCGCTGAAGTTGGAGTTGTGGCTGCTGGGGGTGGTGTTGGTACAATCACCTCTGTAATTATAAAATGGATTGTTCGGTTTTCTATTCTGATTGGTCCAATGGTGTTCTATAGGATTCCATTATACCTAAATCGTATTAAATGTACAGTGGCTAAAAATGGTGTACAACTCTAAACAAAGTCTGA comes from Oncorhynchus gorbuscha isolate QuinsamMale2020 ecotype Even-year linkage group LG24, OgorEven_v1.0, whole genome shotgun sequence and encodes:
- the LOC124013319 gene encoding mucin-5AC-like codes for the protein MSQDIFIGDCTNTTPSSHNSNFSGGYNNHSCSYINHSGSTNNNSYSHNNHRCSHNKHSSAHNNHSCSHNNHSCSHNIATCSDKNHRSAPTTSTAVPTTTPHAPTKNPDVPTTTTPAPTTITVPPISTTAALPTTAASPTTNTAAPTTSAAAPTTTTAAPTTTTAYPTTTTAAPTTTTAAPTTTTESPTTITVTTSKTPAALTTNSAVATTTTAAPTTITESPKTTTAAPTTTTATPTTTTAYATTTTAAPTATTAAPTTTTTVPTTTTAAPTTTTGAPTTTTAIPTTPIASPTATIEAPTTTTIGATTTTDTLKTTTAVPTTTTATPTTTPDVPTTTTTLPTTTTTAPTTNTETSTTTTAIPTTTRAAPTTTTIGATTTTAPPTLLPQQPQLLQQQPQIYSNNNHYCSHINHSCSHNNHILPHICSHNNHSSFNDNYNWGYSNYRYSNDNNNCSHINHSFSNKNHSCSHNNPSSSPTTTIQAPTKTTIGATTTTDTPTTTTTAPTSTTPSPTTTTAAHTTTTSFPTTPTSAPTTTTAAPTTTTIGDTETIDTPTTTTTAPTSTIASPTTTTAVPTTTTAVSTTTTAAPTTTAVATSKTTAAPTTTTTSPTSTTAAPITTKVALTTTKVALTTTPAAPTTTSAIPTKTTAAPTTTTESPTTTTASLTTTTAVPTTTTTAPTTTTALDTVYRNKYGSSFNRTEVLGFRSCFNLSYNYYFYSRSSNINTIYDHECNFSPLKQVNYKHGPVTQSNTTSTLSTTTPSLSTTPIVNTTAPSTTPIVNTTAPSTTPIVNTTATPTTPVVSATTSPTTNLTEVLTTPLPTKPVATTPVPTIQVPTTTASHATEAPLTSPQLSLQFSLISIFTISLSNSRSPEFLTLANHVMTQLDNLFKAQFGARFFRTVVNSFRSGSIVVDSTLIFNNISSVPNDSLVAQTLQTAITSNTSGLTLPINSSSIVVTRATTMTNSTTSAATTADVTTTPQAVAKTTTTAVPAATTTTTAVALTNPPSSSEGTLILRFSLDEKFTPDLANPSSSAFKALAGKVVSEVNKIFARTPSFLRSIVNSFKSGSVVTNMTLVFSNKSSVPSACSAQATFTISSTSLNILPGSVNVESSVNSGSAPRPTAFCLAFLPLTLALLMVQLLAN